The DNA segment AGATGCCTTCACCGGAGCTCTTGGTGACGTAGCCGGCGGCATCGCCCACCAGCGCCATGCGGCCCACGACGCGTCGGGGACGGGGGTGCTCAGGAATTGGGTGGGCTTCCACCTTGATCACTTCACCCTGGAACAGACGCTTGTTGGCCCGCTCCCGGATGCCCCTTTGCAGACCCTTGATCAGGCTCTGGTTTTGCTGCATGGTTCCCGTTCCAACGGCCACGTGGTCGTATTTGGGGAACACCCAGGCGTAGAAGTCAGGTGAGACGTCTGTTCCGACGTACATCTCAGCCAGATCTTCGTAGTAAGTCATCTCCTCAGCAGGAAGCTTGATCCGCTCTTGGAAGGCGATGGCCACGTTGTAATCGCCGGCGTCCATGGCTTTCGCCACCCGGGAGTTGGCGCCATCGGCACCAATGATCAGATCCACAGCCAAGGTCTTCTGCTCACCGGTTGGGCCACCGCCGCTGTAGTCGGCGTAATGGATGGTGTAGGGGCCCTGACGGTCTGCGCCGGTGTCGATCTTTTGCACCAGGCCATTGATCAGGGTTGTGCCCAGATCGGCAGCCCGGTTGCGCAGGAAGGCATCGAACACCTCACGACGGCACATGCCGATGTAGGCGTTTTCGTCGTAGCCGAGGGGATCGAGCTTGATGTCCACCTCCCTGTTGGAAGGGGAAATCATCTTCATGTTGCGGACCTTGCGGTCGATGATTTCGTCGGGCAGGTCGAACTCCTCGACCATGCAGAGCGGA comes from the Synechococcus sp. A15-62 genome and includes:
- the chlP gene encoding geranylgeranyl reductase, producing MLRVAVIGGGPSGSCAAEILAKAGIETWLFERKLDNAKPCGGAIPLCMVEEFDLPDEIIDRKVRNMKMISPSNREVDIKLDPLGYDENAYIGMCRREVFDAFLRNRAADLGTTLINGLVQKIDTGADRQGPYTIHYADYSGGGPTGEQKTLAVDLIIGADGANSRVAKAMDAGDYNVAIAFQERIKLPAEEMTYYEDLAEMYVGTDVSPDFYAWVFPKYDHVAVGTGTMQQNQSLIKGLQRGIRERANKRLFQGEVIKVEAHPIPEHPRPRRVVGRMALVGDAAGYVTKSSGEGIYFAAKSGRMCAEAIVEISNNGASIPTEKQIKSTYLKRWDRKYGATYAVLDILQRIFYRNDAAREAFVEMCDDKDVQKLTFDSYLYKRVVMMNPWQQIKLTLRTLGSLIRGEALAPSDYNPVPSAVGRSDGDFLAEEAAQQIKAQAGESKGSESKEKAGVS